CTTGCAATGTTTGTATATGACAAATTCTTTTTATCAAGAAAAAACTTCTGGGATCCGACTAAAGATGAAGAATATGATGAAGCACATGCTGCAGAGCAAAGAAAGCTAGAAAGTGAACTAATAAAGGATGAAAAAGAGTTACCAGGATTTTTCTTATCATTACTACCAGTATTTGTGCCAATTATTTTAATCATATTAGGAACTGTTTCATCAGTTACAATGGGAGCTGAAAATGTACCTGAAATAATAAAATTTGTTTCAGATAAGCACGTGGCTATGTTCTTTGGATTATTATCAGCAATATTATTAGCTTTATCTCGTAATATGAAGCTAGGAGAAATAGAAAAAGTATTGAACACATCCCTTTCATCAATAGGTACTGTTCTATTTATCACAGGCTCAGGAGCTTCCTTAGGAGCAGTTTTAGGTGCTGTAAAGGTTGGAGATGCACTATTAGAAGTTGTAGGAGCTATTAATATTCATCCAATTTTATTCGTATGGCTAATAGCTGCATTACTAAAGCTAGCCCAAGGCTCAGGAACTGTAGCAATGATAACAACAGTATCAATGGTTGCCCCTATGGCAGCACAACTAGATGTAGCACCTGTATTTTTAGCATTAGCAGCATTCTCTGGAACATTGGCAACTGCTCATGTTAACGACAGTGCATTTTGGATAACAAGTAAAATGGCAGGGTTAACAGTAACAGGCGGCTTCAAGGTATATACACTAGTATGTGCTTTGCAGGCAGTAATAAGCTTAATACTAATTTTCGCAGCAAGCTTTATATTCTAATATTTACTGAAGCTACTACCAAGGTAACTCTAACTTGTTCCTTGGTAGTTGGTTTTTATTGCTAGACTAGGGATGAAATGGAGGGAAAATATGAAAATAGTAATTGTTGGTGGAGTTGCTGCAGGAATGAGTGCAGCAGCTAAGATTAAAAGGGACAATCCAAGCTTTGAGGTCATCGTTTTAGAAAAGGGGCTTGAAACTTCATATGGGGCTTGCGGGTTACCATATTATATTTCAGATGTAAATCCAGTAGAGGAGTTACTAAGAATTAGAAGAGCAGAGGAATTCATTAAATCAGGTATTGATGTCAGATTAGGAAATGAAGTAATTAAATTAGAGCCTAATAACAAAACCATTACAATACTAGACGAAAATAATAATGAATATATGGAGAGTTATGATATTTGTATAATTGCAACAGGTGCTTCTGCTATAGTCCCAAAGCTTGAAGGCGTAAACCTTAAAAACGTATTTACACTAAAGACTATAGAGGATGCTAATAAGATAAAATCAGCTATAAACGATAAAATTAAAAATGTTGTTATTGTAGGTGGAGGATATATTGGCATAGAATTAGTTGAAACTTTCCACCATTTAGGGAAAAAAATAACCTTGATTGAAAGATTAGATCACATAATGCAATCCTTTGATCCTGACATGAGTGACCATATAAAAACTAGCCTAATCAATCAAGGTGTTGATATTAGATGCTCTGAAACTCTAGTAAAAGTTGAAGGAACAGATTTTGTAAATAGGGTAGTAACTGATAAGGCCATAATTGATGCAGATATGGTGATTCTTGCATTAGGAGTAAGACCTAATACAAGCTTCTTAGAGGGTACAGGAGTTGAAATGCTACAAAATGGCGCAATTGTAGTAGATGAAAGAATGAAGACAAATATTGATTCTATCTATGCCTGTGGTGATTGTGCAACTATATATCATAGAATATTAAAGAAAAATGTATTTATTCCACTTGGAACAAATGCAAACAAGCAGGGCCGATTAGTAGCTAAGTCTATTAAGGGAGAGGATTTTAGATTAGAAGTAGCTTTGGGTAGTGCTATGATGAAGGTCAACAATTTGGAATGTGCAAGAACTGGTTTAAGTGAAGCGGAGGCAAGGAGTAATGGAATAAATTATGGAGTTCATACAATAACTGCACAGACTCATGCACCTTACTATCCAGATTCTAAGGAAATTAGGATTAAGATTGTATATAGAAAACCGGACAAGGTATTGCTTGGGGCACAGCTTATTGGGGAGAAGGATGTGGCTTGGAGAATGAACACCTTAGCCGTTTGTATTCACAATGAAATGACACTAGATGAAATCTCCCTACTAGACTTAGGATACGCACCACCATATTCTATGCCTTGGGATGCCATTCATATAGTAGCACAATCAGTAAAGGAGTAATGTTATGGACAAAATTAGAGATATTAATGAAGTAATTGAAATGATGAAATCTAATGATATTATTGCATTTGGGGGTAATGTACTTCATAGAAGCCCAATACAAGTAGCTTATCACATTGCAAACTCAAATATAAAGGATTTGCATATAGTAAAAACTGCTATGGCTATGGAAATAGATATTTTAGCACTTTCAAAATCAGTTAAAAAAGTTTCAGCAGGATTTATAAGCTATGAAGGTGAGTTTGGATTGTGTAATAATTATAGAAAAGCAGTCCAAGATGGAGAAATCCAAGTTCAAGAGCATGCATGCTATTCTGTAATAGCAGCTTTAAGAGCTGCTATATATGGTATTCCTTTCATGCCAATACGTGGACTTTTGGGTAGTGATTTAGTCCACACCATGGACTACAAAACTGTTGCTGACCCATATACAGGAGAAGAAATAGTTGCCATACAAGCCATAGTTCCTGATTGGGGGATCATTCATGTTCAAAAAGCTGATAGATTTGGGAACTGCGAAATAATAGGGCCTATGTATGAAGATGATATAGTATGTAGAGCTGCTAAAAACACAATTATAACCTGCGAAGAAATTGTTGGAGATGAATATTTTAAGGATAAAAAAGCAGATATTAGCGAAGTGTTTGTTAAGTACGTTGTAGAGCTACCAAAAGGTGCAAGCCCTGGCTATTGTCCTGGATATTATGGATTAGATAAAGAAAAAATAAATAGCTTTAAAAATAAGGGAACCTTAAAGTAAACAAGGAAAGGAGATAGCTATGGAAGATATAAGAATTTCAGATATGATGGTAGTATCCTTGGCAAGATTATTAAAGAATAAAGAAAATGCTTTTCATGGTGTAGCATCAATAATGCCTATGGTTGCTATTATGCTAAGCAGAAAAGTACACAATAAAGAATTAACATATTTAAATATAACTGGTGGAGTAAACATTGAAGATGCAGAATTAACCATATCTACTGATGGAAATAATTTGTTCCAGTCAAGTAAAAGTGTTGTCAAATTAACAGATATATTTGATCTTTCAGCTCGCAATAAATTAGATATAGCTTTCTTAAGCTGTAGCCAGGTAGACCAATATGGAAATATAAACAATTCTGTTATAGGTAATTACCATAATCCTAAGGTTAGATTACCTGGTGGAGCAGGAAGTGCAGTATTGTTACCAACAGCTAAGGAGGCAATTGTCTGGAAATCAAAGCATGATACTAGAAGCTTTGTTGAGAACGTTGACTTTATAACTGCTAAAGGAAATGTTTCTTATGTAGTTACTCCAAAATGTATTTTCAAAAGAGTGGATGGTAAGCTAAAATTGTATGAGCTTTATCCATTTGAAACCTTAGATAGCATAATAGAAAATACTTCATTCAGTATAGACCATGAAGGATTTTCTGTATCGTTACCTCCTACAGGGGAAGAAATGATCGCTTTAAATCAGATAGATCCAGACAGATTAAGAGATAGTGAGCTATAAATATGAAACTAATTAGATTCCAAAAGAAAAAGCAAATACATTATGGTATTTTAGATAATGATGAGGTAACCTTGGTAGATAACTTTAATTCCATGAAGGTATCAAATGAACCAAAGTTAAAGGCAGAAGAAATTAATATTCTTCTACCTGTAAACCCATCAAAAATATTATGCGTTGGATTAAATTATAAAACCCATGCTGAAGAAGTAAATTTAAGTATTTTGAAAGAGCCTGTAATTTTTATGAAGCCTAGAACATCCCTTATAAAATCAAGAGAGAACATTATATATCCTAAGGTTAGCAGTAGAGTCGATTATGAGGGAGAATTAGCAGTAGTAATTAAAAAAACAGGTAAAAATATTACTAAGGATAATGTAAAAGATTATATTTTAGGATATATATGTGTTAATGATGTAACAGCTAGGGACTTACAGCCTCTTGATGGACAATGGATAATTGCTAAAGGTTTTGATACCTTCTTGCCTTGTAGTCAATGGATAGAAACAGAAGTAGATATTAATAAGGCAACAGTAACAACTCTACTAAATGGAGAGATAAAACAGAAAGCCTCATGTAGTGATATGATTTTTTCTGTAGAGGATATTATCATTTATTGCTCTAATTATATGACTCTTGAAGAGGGTGATATTATATTAACGGGTACACCTTCTGGAATAGGTCCAATGAATGTTGGTGATGTAGTCCAAGTTATTATTGATGGTGTTGGTAGCTGTGTAAATAAAATAGTTGCAGAATAATACTAATAAAATCTAGGCTGCTGATAACATTTATTATCAACAGCCTAGATTTTCAATGTCTCCATTTCATAAATTTATTTTCTATTATAGATATCACCTTATACATAAAGGTAGTTAGTATGGCTAGTATGATAACACTCATCATAACTAAGTCTAGCTGAAACACTTGCCCACCATAAACAAGAAGATATCCTAGACCTGCTCTAGATACAATAAACTCACCAACTATTACACCAACCCAGGACATTCCTATATTTACTTTTAAAGTACTTATCATAGAAGGTATGCTTGCAGGGAACACTACTTTTTTTAATATCTGAGTTTTAGTAGCACCAAAGGTTTTTAGCATCTTTATTTTGTCCTCGTCAACCTCTATAAAGCTTCCATAAATATTTAATATGGTTATGACAATAGATATACTAACTGCTGTAACTATAATACCAGAGTAGCCAGCTCCAGCCCAAAGAATTATAATAGGAGCCAAGGCTGTTTTAGGAAGGCTATTTAAAACCACCATGTACGGGTCTAAAACCTTAGCTAAGAACTCTGACCACCACAGGAAAACAGCAATTATTATTCCCAATGCAGTTCCTGCTAAAAAACCTACAATAGTTTCCATTAAGGAAATTCCAATATGTTCAAAAATTGAACCGTTTTTTACATATTTAATAAAAAGCTTAACTATTTTTGAAGGGTTACTAGTTAGAAAAGTATCTATCCATTTAAACTGTGCAGCAAGCTCCCAAAGAACAATTGATAAAACCAATATGGAAATTTGAGTTATGAGGATTGCTTTTTTTCTCTTTTTAACTCTTATTAAGTATTCCTGCTGTTCTTTGGATATACTGCTGTCTATAAATTTTTCTTTATACATGAACATCAAGCTCCTTCCATATTTTATTGAAATAATGTCTAAATTCAGGAGCTTCCCTACATTTCATAGGTGTTCTATTACCATTTGGACAGCTTAGATCAATAGGGACTATTTCTTTTATTGTAGCTGGTCTATTAGACAAAACAACTATTCTATCAGACATAGAAATAGCTTCTGCAATATCATGTGTAACTAATAAAGCAGTCTTCTTCTCTTTTTTAAGAATAGTACCTATTTCATCAGCAATAGCAAGTCTTGTCTGATAGTCAAGAGCGGAAAATGGTTCATCTAATAAAAGGATATCTGGCTTTACAGCTAAGGTCCTAATTAGTGCTACTCTTTGTCTCATTCCTCCAGAAAGCTGTCTAGGGTAATGCATTTTAAAATCAGATAAACCGTAAGTATTAAGAAGGTCTTCAGCAAACTTCCTAGTATCATCATTTACTTTTTTTTGTATTTCTAATCCTATTAATACATTGTCTATAATGTTTCTCCACTCAAAGAGATGGTCCATTTGGAACATATACCCAATGTTTTTGCTAGGACTGTTTACTTCCTTTCCATTGATATAAACAGTACCTTTTGTTGGCTTAAGCAATCCTGCTATTATAGACAGTAATGTAGATTTGCCACAACCACTAGGACCAACAAATCCAACTATTTCACCATTAAAAATATCAAGGCTTATATCTTTTATTGCTACAGTTTCTCCATCTAGAGTGTGGTAATTCATACGAATGTTTTTGATTTCTACTATTTTTTCATTCTTCATCCTTATCGTCTCCTTAAAAAATCTACATATTTTATAGTATTCAATAATGAGGAAGTTGGTGAAGAGTATAATGAAATACTGTGTAGTTTCTCTATTGCGTAAAATTTAAATATATAATACAATAGTTTAAAACTTATAAGGAGCTGAATAGAATGATATTATATGCTGCTATATTAGAAACTATAGACCCTAAGAAGGATGCAGAAATATTAGATGTACATAAGGCTTATCTCCAAAAATATATAGATGAGGGGAAAATATTTGCAAAGGGACCATTTACAGATCATAGTGGAGGGCTTATAATTTACAAGACAGATAGCTTTGAAGAAGCAAAAAAGCTTGCAGAAAATGATCCTGTAGTATTAGAGCAATCTAGAAAACTTACCTTGAAAGAGTGGAGAAGTAATATTGAATAAAAAATAAAAACTTCAAAAAGAGGTTGATTAATTATACCCCTATAGGGTATAATTATATTACAACAACGATCAAGGAGGTTTATGTAATGGCAAATGTAACAATTTTTACTAGCAATACATGTGGATATTGCACATTAGCAAAAGATTATCTAAATGAAAAAGGTGTAAGCTACGAAGAAAAAAACATTCAAACTGATCCATCTGCAAGAAAGGAATTAATGCAAAAAGGATATATGGGAGTTCCAGTAATCATTGTAAATGGTGAAGAAATCGTAGGCTTTGATAAGGCAAGATTAGAACAACTATTATAGAAAATTTATTAAACAAATAAAAAACTAAGCCCTATACGTGAATAATTCATGTATAGGGTTTTGTTTTTTATTACATTATTCTTACAATTCTATTAACTAACTATTTAAAGATGCTAAATATAGTATAATAAAATAGTGTATGGAACAAACAAGAGTTTTTTTCGTTAAATTAGTATTGAAAGATTAGGAGAGTGAGGACACAATGCATAACAGTATAAGGAAAATATTGTTAATATTTTTATCTTTAATAATATTCTCTCTGGGGTTTTCTATGGAAGCCTATGGAGAAGAAGCCTTCGAAGTGAAATCTAATGTAGGCTTTAATGGCTTTTACAAATATGAATATGATACGCCAATAAGCATAGAGATAAAAAATAATCTAAAGGATGTAAAAGGTAAAGTTCAAGTGCTTTTTCAGGTAATATCCTATTCAGGTAAAAAGCTATATGTGGCTCATACTAAAGAGCTAGATATAGCAAAGGGCGCTACAAAGACTGTAACAATGGAAATTAATAATGATAGATACACATCTAAATATGCAATAAGAATTTTAGATAATAATGATAAGGTAATATGGGAGGAAAAAGCCTTATCAATGCCGACACCCAAATCTTCCAATACTTTAGGCATAGGAATATTAAGCGATGATATTGAGTCCCTTAGATATTTAACTCTTATGGCTTTTTCAGATGCAAATAATAGAGGTACATCAAGAAATACTTCCATATGCGAAATAGATAATTTTCCTACAAATCCTAAGCATTTAAACATGCTGGACATGATACTCATAAATAATTATAATACCGAGAATTTAAATAGTGATCAAAAAGAAGCATTAAAGAAATGGATAGAAGATGGAGGGGTCCTTCTAATAGGTACAGGTCCAAATTACAGCAAAACATTAAAGGATTTAGATGACCTAAATTTTGTTAAAATAAATGGGTCTGCTTCAATTACAGAGTTTAATGACATGAAGGACACCTATGGAAGAGTATTCCAGCCTAATATTCCTTTATCTATAATAAATGCAGAGCTAATTGCGGGCAAAGTAGAGCTTAAGGAAGATAATCAGCCAATTATTTTTAGCTCCAATAAAGGCAATGGCAAGGTAATTATATTTGGGTTTGACCTAGGACTAAGTCCCTTTGTAGAATGGGAAGGAAGAGTTAAGTATTTAGAAAAATTTTTAGATGGTAGTACTTCATGGAAATATTCCTTGGATATGGCTGCCAGAAATAGTAACTCTAATAGCAGATACTCTTATTTAAACAGATATTTACCTAAAAGCAAGGTGCCATCTGTTAAAGTAATGATAATTATTTTAATGGCTTTTACACTAGTAGTAGGGCCTATAAACTATATAGTTTTAAAGAAGCTAGATAAAAGGGAGCTTGCTTGGATTACAATACCTTCTTTAGCAGTGCTTGCTTCTTCTATAATACTTTTATGGGGTACGGGAGGCAGCTTTAAAAACCCACTTATGAACAATATTTCTATAATTAGCTTTAATAAAGATATGACCAGTGTTGATATAAACACTTCCTCAGGAGTTATAAGCTTTAAAAATGGAAGTGTAGATATAAAGGGTGGAGAAAATGTGAACATATCAATACCAGCCAATGAAGTAAGAGCAGAATATCTTGAATTTAATGAGGATGATATTGTCCTTGAATATATCCTTAACAAAAACAAGACTATCTCCTTTAAGAAAAGAGGAGTTTGGGATGTTCAACAGGTAACATTTAACGAAAGCAAAAGGCTTGATAATGGAATAATTCAAGAAATTAAATTAAAGGACAATGCTTTAACAGGTGAGATTAAGAACAATTCAGGTCTAGAGTTGAAGGATGCTATTATATTTTATGGGCTTGACTATTATAGAATAGGCGACATTAAAAGTGGAGATGCTAAAAAAATTGATTTTAAGCTCAACACTACAGCTTCATCTAATCAAACTGCTTCAATGTATAGAAAAGACTTTTATCAAGTACTAGATTCTATTTACCCATGGAATAGAGGGCCAAGAACTAATGTGGCTCAAGAAGATATTCTTCCTAATGAAATGAAAAGAGAAATATTAGAAGGTTTTTTCGGTTCAAATACTTATTATGATAATGAAAATAGTGCATTTCTAATAGCATGGAATACAGATAAGCTTTTAAGTGATATAACTGTAAACGGGAAAGCAACAGACCGAATAGATAGAAACTTATTTACTATGCCTATAGAAATAGGTTATGAGCCTGGTGAATTAGTTAATATACCTTATGGGATTTTATCCCTAAAAATATTAGAATTATCAAGCTTACATCTAGATACCTATGATAAAAGCCTTCATGGCCAAGGCTATGTAATAATGTCAGCAAAGCCAGAGGACAATATAGAGCTTGAAAAGATGGATATTAATTTAATTTATGGCAATGTATCCTCAAGTCACAAGGTTTGGATATACAACTATGAAAGGGATGAATGGGAGACTTATAATAGCTTTACCATATCTATAGATATGGATAATAGAGACATCTATTATGATGAAGCATATGGAACTCAGATAAAAATAGAATTGGACGGAAGAGATTACATCCGCATACCTACATTTTCAGTAAAGGGGGTAGCAAAATAGATGATAAGAATAGAAAATTTAACTAAAAAATATGGAAGCTTTACTGCAGTAGATAATCTTTCCTTAGAAATAAAGGAAGGAGAAATATTTGGTTTTGTTGGGCCAAATGGTGCAGGAAAAACTACTACCTTAAAGATGATAGCGACCTTGCTTAAGCCTACCTCTGGAAGCATATATATAAATGATACAGAAATATCTAAGAATATTAAAGAAGCAAGAAACCAAATAGGATACATGCCTGACTTTTTCGGTGTATATGACAATCTAAAGGTTAATGAATATTTAGAGTTTTATGCTGACATAGCAGGACTTAATAAGGAAGAAAAGAAAAAAATGATTGGGGATCTTTTAGACCTAGTAGATTTAACAAATAAAGTAGACTCTTATGTAGACCAATTATCTAGAGGTATGAAGCAAAGACTATGCTTAGCTAGAAGCCTTATCCACAATCCTAGTTTTTTACTCCTAGACGAGCCTGCATCAGGTATGGACCCTAGAGCAAGGGTGCAGATGAAGGATATATTAAGAGAGCTTAGAAAAATGGGAAAGACCATATTAATCAGTTCTCACATATTGCCTGAATTGGCAGAGCTTTGTACTAGTATAGGAATAATAGAGAATGGCGAAATGGTCATAAGTGGTACTGTTGATGAGATAATGAAAAAGGTAACCGGTACACATGGATTACGCATAAAAGTTTTAGATAATATAGAGAAGACAGTAAATTTACTAATGGAAGAGCCTTTAGTATCAAACATATACGAAAATGAAAATATAATTGAATTTAGCTTTGATGGTGGGGAGAGGGAAAGTGCTAATCTTATTAAAAAGCTTGTAGCACAAGATATTCCACTAGCTTCATTTAATCTTCTAGAAAGCAATTTAGAAGAAATATTTATGCAGGTTACGAAAGGAGACGTGGAGCAATGAATCCAGTATTAAAGAAGGAACTAAAGACAAGTATGAGAACTTGGAGAACTCCCGTTATGATGTCCCTTTACGTCTTATTATTATCCTTATTAGTACTTTTAGTATTTGGAGATATGCTTTTTTCTTACAATGATTATAGGGGAATGAGATTAGATACTGTAAAAGAAATGTTTTTTGTATTTACTATTTTTCAGCTATTGCTATTAACATTTATAGTACCTGCTACTACTTCAAACAGTATTTCAGGAGAAAGGGAGAGAAGCACCTTAGATTTGCTTATATGTACTAGAATGTCAAGTATATCAATAATATTAGGGAAGCTATTTTCTTCACTAGCTGAAGTAATACTCCTGTTATTAGTGTCTATACCGGTTATGAGCACATTTTTCATATTTGGTGGAGTTTCCCCGGGAAATATCATCATTATATTTGGGTTTTACTTTGTAACTGCAATACTCTTTGGTAGCATAGGTATATTCATGTCTACATTTTTTAGAAAAACCTCTACATCAACTATAGCTAGCTATGCTATTACGTTATTCCTTTTGGGAGGTACATTTTTTGTAGTATTGTTAACTAGAGCCTTTTATTATTTACCTAGAGGACTTTCTATTACACAATCCTTCCCAATAGTACTATACGCCAATCCTTTTAGCGGACTTGGAGCAATACTTTTTAATATGATGGGTACAGATATATTAAGTGGATTTATTGGTAGGGGAACTGGTGGGAATCCTTTAACACCTTTATATATTAATCTAGGCTTTGATATAGTAGCATCAAGTATTTTACTTTATTTATCATCACTAAAGATTAACCCTATGACTCGATTAGGTGGTAAATCAAAGGTTAAAAAGAAAAGAAAAAATAAAAATTCCAAATAAGGATTGATTCTCATGCTAGATAAGAAATTACTAGAATTATTAAAATCATTAAGAATTAAATATTATTTAAATAGACTTGTAAAATATATATCCTATTCTCTAATATTATTTTCATCAGCTATGTTAATAATCATGATTTTATCTAGGATATTTCCTATTACATTTATTTTGTCGAAAATAGTCATATCCTTAGTCATATCCCTATTGCTAGGGTTTATATGGTCAATAATAAACCGTCCTTCCTATTATGAAACTGCAAGATTAGTAGATTCATTGGGCCTTAAGGAAAGAATCACTACTGCACTAGAGCTAAAGGGAAATAGCTCAAAGCTTGCAGAGCTACAAAAAAAAGATGCGGTAGATAGCTTAAGCAAGAGTGATTTAAAGAAGAGTATTAGCCTCAAGCCTTCTATGAAAATTTTAGCCCCAGTGTTATTACTAATCCTCTCATCTATTTTTGTAGGATTTATTAATACATCTTCATATGAGGAAGGACTAATTAAAGAGAAAAACAAGAATACAATAAAAAATGAAATAGAGAATATTAAGAAAATAGAAAAAAACATCCAAGAAGAAAAGAGATTAACCTTAGAAGAAAAAAAGCAAATAGAGAGTACATTAAAGGAGCTTAAGAAAAACCTTAGTAAATCAGACAATCTAAAGGATATCCAGAAACAAGCCTTAAAGACAAAGAAGGAATTGAAGGATATAGAAAATAGACTTAGGGAAGAAAAAATTAAGGAAATTGCTAAAAAGCTTTCTAATAAGGAGTTTACTAAAGACCTTGCTGAAAGCATAAAGAGTAAGGATGGGGAAGAGCTAGGGGAAAGTATAAAAAAAATGTCTGAAGATATTAAAAATATGAACAGTGAAGAGTTGAAAAATGTGGCACAGGATTTAAATGCACTTTCGGAAGCCTTAAAAGACAATCCTGAGCTTCTAAACGCATTTAATCAAATATCAGATATAGTAGCACAGGGTATAGAAGGAAATATTGACAATGAAAAGTTAGCCAACAGCTTAAACAGCCTAGCTCAATCCTTAGATGGATTAATGAATGATTCTCAGGTTTCAGGAGCCATATCTGAGCTTAATAAAGCATTAGAC
Above is a window of Proteiniborus ethanoligenes DNA encoding:
- a CDS encoding GntP family permease; the encoded protein is MPVLLSLAITIVLIIFLIIKLKTNPAVALFIGSLFMGISSKLGLVTTVSTITTGFGNTMAALGFSVGFGVMLGELVAATGAVQSIANNIVKFFSKDKSEYALGLTGFIVSIPVFYDVGYVVLMPLARALSKKGNKIIPYFAGALVAGLGIAHTFIPPTPGPLTGASLLGVDVGAMILWGIVIGFPTFILAMFVYDKFFLSRKNFWDPTKDEEYDEAHAAEQRKLESELIKDEKELPGFFLSLLPVFVPIILIILGTVSSVTMGAENVPEIIKFVSDKHVAMFFGLLSAILLALSRNMKLGEIEKVLNTSLSSIGTVLFITGSGASLGAVLGAVKVGDALLEVVGAINIHPILFVWLIAALLKLAQGSGTVAMITTVSMVAPMAAQLDVAPVFLALAAFSGTLATAHVNDSAFWITSKMAGLTVTGGFKVYTLVCALQAVISLILIFAASFIF
- a CDS encoding CoA-disulfide reductase yields the protein MKIVIVGGVAAGMSAAAKIKRDNPSFEVIVLEKGLETSYGACGLPYYISDVNPVEELLRIRRAEEFIKSGIDVRLGNEVIKLEPNNKTITILDENNNEYMESYDICIIATGASAIVPKLEGVNLKNVFTLKTIEDANKIKSAINDKIKNVVIVGGGYIGIELVETFHHLGKKITLIERLDHIMQSFDPDMSDHIKTSLINQGVDIRCSETLVKVEGTDFVNRVVTDKAIIDADMVILALGVRPNTSFLEGTGVEMLQNGAIVVDERMKTNIDSIYACGDCATIYHRILKKNVFIPLGTNANKQGRLVAKSIKGEDFRLEVALGSAMMKVNNLECARTGLSEAEARSNGINYGVHTITAQTHAPYYPDSKEIRIKIVYRKPDKVLLGAQLIGEKDVAWRMNTLAVCIHNEMTLDEISLLDLGYAPPYSMPWDAIHIVAQSVKE
- a CDS encoding CoA transferase subunit A, coding for MDKIRDINEVIEMMKSNDIIAFGGNVLHRSPIQVAYHIANSNIKDLHIVKTAMAMEIDILALSKSVKKVSAGFISYEGEFGLCNNYRKAVQDGEIQVQEHACYSVIAALRAAIYGIPFMPIRGLLGSDLVHTMDYKTVADPYTGEEIVAIQAIVPDWGIIHVQKADRFGNCEIIGPMYEDDIVCRAAKNTIITCEEIVGDEYFKDKKADISEVFVKYVVELPKGASPGYCPGYYGLDKEKINSFKNKGTLK
- a CDS encoding CoA-transferase subunit beta; translation: MEDIRISDMMVVSLARLLKNKENAFHGVASIMPMVAIMLSRKVHNKELTYLNITGGVNIEDAELTISTDGNNLFQSSKSVVKLTDIFDLSARNKLDIAFLSCSQVDQYGNINNSVIGNYHNPKVRLPGGAGSAVLLPTAKEAIVWKSKHDTRSFVENVDFITAKGNVSYVVTPKCIFKRVDGKLKLYELYPFETLDSIIENTSFSIDHEGFSVSLPPTGEEMIALNQIDPDRLRDSEL
- a CDS encoding fumarylacetoacetate hydrolase family protein produces the protein MKLIRFQKKKQIHYGILDNDEVTLVDNFNSMKVSNEPKLKAEEINILLPVNPSKILCVGLNYKTHAEEVNLSILKEPVIFMKPRTSLIKSRENIIYPKVSSRVDYEGELAVVIKKTGKNITKDNVKDYILGYICVNDVTARDLQPLDGQWIIAKGFDTFLPCSQWIETEVDINKATVTTLLNGEIKQKASCSDMIFSVEDIIIYCSNYMTLEEGDIILTGTPSGIGPMNVGDVVQVIIDGVGSCVNKIVAE
- a CDS encoding ABC transporter permease subunit, with the protein product MFMYKEKFIDSSISKEQQEYLIRVKKRKKAILITQISILVLSIVLWELAAQFKWIDTFLTSNPSKIVKLFIKYVKNGSIFEHIGISLMETIVGFLAGTALGIIIAVFLWWSEFLAKVLDPYMVVLNSLPKTALAPIIILWAGAGYSGIIVTAVSISIVITILNIYGSFIEVDEDKIKMLKTFGATKTQILKKVVFPASIPSMISTLKVNIGMSWVGVIVGEFIVSRAGLGYLLVYGGQVFQLDLVMMSVIILAILTTFMYKVISIIENKFMKWRH
- a CDS encoding ABC transporter ATP-binding protein encodes the protein MKNEKIVEIKNIRMNYHTLDGETVAIKDISLDIFNGEIVGFVGPSGCGKSTLLSIIAGLLKPTKGTVYINGKEVNSPSKNIGYMFQMDHLFEWRNIIDNVLIGLEIQKKVNDDTRKFAEDLLNTYGLSDFKMHYPRQLSGGMRQRVALIRTLAVKPDILLLDEPFSALDYQTRLAIADEIGTILKKEKKTALLVTHDIAEAISMSDRIVVLSNRPATIKEIVPIDLSCPNGNRTPMKCREAPEFRHYFNKIWKELDVHV
- a CDS encoding YciI family protein, producing MILYAAILETIDPKKDAEILDVHKAYLQKYIDEGKIFAKGPFTDHSGGLIIYKTDSFEEAKKLAENDPVVLEQSRKLTLKEWRSNIE
- a CDS encoding glutaredoxin family protein; this translates as MANVTIFTSNTCGYCTLAKDYLNEKGVSYEEKNIQTDPSARKELMQKGYMGVPVIIVNGEEIVGFDKARLEQLL
- a CDS encoding DUF7408 domain-containing protein, with the translated sequence MEAYGEEAFEVKSNVGFNGFYKYEYDTPISIEIKNNLKDVKGKVQVLFQVISYSGKKLYVAHTKELDIAKGATKTVTMEINNDRYTSKYAIRILDNNDKVIWEEKALSMPTPKSSNTLGIGILSDDIESLRYLTLMAFSDANNRGTSRNTSICEIDNFPTNPKHLNMLDMILINNYNTENLNSDQKEALKKWIEDGGVLLIGTGPNYSKTLKDLDDLNFVKINGSASITEFNDMKDTYGRVFQPNIPLSIINAELIAGKVELKEDNQPIIFSSNKGNGKVIIFGFDLGLSPFVEWEGRVKYLEKFLDGSTSWKYSLDMAARNSNSNSRYSYLNRYLPKSKVPSVKVMIIILMAFTLVVGPINYIVLKKLDKRELAWITIPSLAVLASSIILLWGTGGSFKNPLMNNISIISFNKDMTSVDINTSSGVISFKNGSVDIKGGENVNISIPANEVRAEYLEFNEDDIVLEYILNKNKTISFKKRGVWDVQQVTFNESKRLDNGIIQEIKLKDNALTGEIKNNSGLELKDAIIFYGLDYYRIGDIKSGDAKKIDFKLNTTASSNQTASMYRKDFYQVLDSIYPWNRGPRTNVAQEDILPNEMKREILEGFFGSNTYYDNENSAFLIAWNTDKLLSDITVNGKATDRIDRNLFTMPIEIGYEPGELVNIPYGILSLKILELSSLHLDTYDKSLHGQGYVIMSAKPEDNIELEKMDINLIYGNVSSSHKVWIYNYERDEWETYNSFTISIDMDNRDIYYDEAYGTQIKIELDGRDYIRIPTFSVKGVAK